A genomic window from Sulfurospirillum diekertiae includes:
- a CDS encoding NnrS family protein, with the protein MQPTGGLVVVVFVSSLTPPEPVKTTALQNLAAQPHRIFFFAGVVQSVLFVALIGLQYAGLVSLHVSVGLYHAYAMTFIVFTQFFAGFLLTTFPRYLSRPSASPKAYLPIVWLINGGGLLFMALSFVSEMALVVSMLMILAGYVKLCLLLLDFQTKSTVTNKSDTTWMLRAFALGLVGQLLFIADPFLPTYALALGVSFYLYLFFIVLIVSQKMMPFFAANTILGYSMNKSKHFLLFVFVALILKVILEALSINAFVADSALFGIITYELLKWRLPFRKSPAILWVLFLSIWWVPVGFGLFVVQDFSALVGHAIYLEKSPLHALALGYFTTVLVGFGTRVILGHSGRAPKADAYAVTLFGLIQAMALIRIIAGIFPQFGYLHAVLTVAALWIVIFGLWSKRYIGILFEK; encoded by the coding sequence ATGCAGCCAACAGGGGGGCTAGTTGTTGTGGTTTTTGTCAGTAGTTTAACCCCACCAGAGCCTGTTAAAACAACGGCTCTTCAAAACCTAGCCGCTCAGCCACACCGCATCTTTTTCTTTGCGGGCGTAGTGCAAAGCGTGCTTTTTGTTGCACTGATAGGTCTACAATACGCAGGACTTGTGAGTTTACATGTAAGCGTTGGACTTTACCATGCTTACGCTATGACGTTCATCGTCTTTACGCAATTTTTTGCAGGCTTTTTGCTCACAACCTTTCCGCGCTACCTTTCGCGCCCATCGGCATCGCCTAAAGCGTATCTGCCAATCGTATGGCTGATCAATGGCGGTGGACTTTTGTTTATGGCTCTCTCGTTTGTCTCGGAGATGGCATTAGTCGTTTCAATGCTGATGATCTTGGCAGGTTATGTGAAACTCTGTTTGCTTTTGCTTGACTTTCAAACCAAAAGTACGGTCACCAATAAATCCGATACCACATGGATGCTCAGAGCTTTTGCACTGGGTCTTGTGGGGCAACTACTCTTCATCGCTGATCCGTTTCTTCCGACTTATGCGTTGGCACTCGGGGTGAGTTTTTATCTCTATCTCTTTTTCATCGTTCTCATCGTTTCACAAAAGATGATGCCGTTTTTTGCTGCCAATACGATTCTAGGCTATTCGATGAATAAAAGCAAACACTTTTTGCTCTTCGTTTTTGTAGCACTTATCCTCAAAGTGATTTTAGAAGCCTTAAGCATCAACGCTTTTGTGGCAGACAGTGCGCTTTTTGGCATCATCACGTATGAACTTTTAAAATGGCGTCTGCCGTTTCGCAAATCCCCTGCCATTTTATGGGTACTTTTCCTCTCCATTTGGTGGGTTCCTGTAGGTTTTGGGCTTTTTGTGGTGCAAGACTTTAGTGCATTGGTTGGGCATGCAATTTACTTGGAAAAGTCACCTCTTCATGCCTTAGCACTGGGTTATTTTACGACTGTGCTTGTGGGTTTTGGGACCCGTGTCATTTTGGGGCACTCAGGGCGCGCACCTAAAGCCGATGCGTATGCCGTGACACTGTTTGGACTCATTCAAGCAATGGCGCTCATTCGTATCATCGCAGGTATTTTTCCACAGTTTGGATACTTGCATGCGGTGCTTACTGTGGCAGCTTTGTGGATTGTTATCTTTGGGTTATGGTCGAAGCGATATATTGGAATTTTATTTGAGAAATAA
- a CDS encoding HD domain-containing phosphohydrolase: MKKTKRYTFTLSIMTLILGLASFLSISLIGHNYLQSSKNSYSMIQKRNIEVRKNIIETIKVSLQKTSAHLKVLVHSQQSDDLFASREIFTRMMWEMLLSDEKIASIYIADQLGNFFQARRTPEFAMRTIDVRGNVGVDEWAYKNTQFETTRVEYTTLSFDPRERTWFKKAVSHENFYWSEPYAFASTNEIGITVSYPFINKAGEKVKVAGIDFTIASITKLLQEQSMVIDGPIVIVNPYGDVIASSLPMAEANLSVQQLPQEIKASYEQFLNGAKRGRVQSAINENYLFAFSEFPTDFGKKWYIGTFLEEKKVTQEIDAIMIQNIMISLIIMVVIIVLTWFFLRHIIIAPVDLLKTMSDSVAAKQYDAVHHITTRIKEFYALSHSMVLMARSIKVHEKAQENLMESFIKLIASAIDDKSPYTGGHCERVPELASMLAEVANKSHEGVFKKFNFKDENAWREFRIAALLHDCGKVTTPEYVVDKATKLESIHNRIHEIRTRFEVLLRDAHITYLEGLLEGKEDQALLLQKRNEAEAKLFDDFAFLAECNIGGEFMDAQKIDHLKEIASVTWMRHFDDRLGMSEAENKRLADIPLKPLPCAETLLQDKPEHLIARAQEVDSKIYMRLGIKMKIPKYYNNLGELYNLSIARGTLNDEERYKINEHIIMSIRMLSELPFMDNLKHVPEYACAHHETMKGTGYPRGLTKEQISLPARIIAIADIFEALTASDRPYKKAKTISEAIKILSMLKKDGHIDGDLFELFLRSGVYLQYAQKYLRAEQIDDVDITQYLSS, translated from the coding sequence ATGAAAAAAACAAAACGGTATACCTTCACATTGAGTATTATGACCCTTATTTTAGGGCTTGCAAGCTTCCTTTCTATCTCTTTGATTGGTCATAACTATTTACAAAGTTCCAAAAATTCTTACAGTATGATTCAAAAGCGCAATATCGAAGTACGTAAAAATATTATTGAAACCATCAAAGTCTCTTTGCAAAAGACCTCTGCACATCTTAAAGTGCTTGTACATAGTCAGCAAAGTGATGATCTTTTTGCCTCTAGGGAAATTTTTACACGAATGATGTGGGAAATGTTGCTCTCTGATGAAAAGATTGCAAGCATCTATATTGCCGACCAGCTAGGTAATTTTTTTCAAGCCAGACGCACACCCGAATTTGCAATGCGTACGATTGATGTGCGTGGTAATGTAGGCGTCGATGAGTGGGCGTATAAAAACACTCAGTTTGAGACAACACGTGTTGAATACACGACATTATCGTTCGACCCAAGGGAACGTACGTGGTTTAAGAAGGCAGTGTCACATGAAAATTTTTACTGGTCAGAGCCTTATGCTTTTGCTTCAACCAATGAAATAGGCATTACGGTTTCGTACCCTTTTATCAATAAAGCTGGTGAAAAGGTGAAAGTTGCTGGCATTGACTTTACCATTGCTTCGATTACAAAATTGCTTCAAGAACAGAGTATGGTCATCGATGGGCCTATTGTCATTGTCAATCCTTATGGAGATGTTATTGCAAGTTCGTTACCAATGGCAGAAGCCAACCTTAGTGTTCAACAACTTCCTCAAGAGATCAAAGCATCATATGAACAATTTTTAAATGGAGCAAAACGTGGTAGGGTACAAAGTGCCATCAATGAAAACTACTTGTTTGCTTTTTCAGAATTTCCAACAGATTTTGGAAAAAAGTGGTACATTGGAACATTTTTGGAAGAGAAAAAAGTGACTCAAGAAATTGATGCAATTATGATCCAAAACATTATGATTTCTCTCATAATCATGGTTGTTATCATTGTTTTGACATGGTTCTTTCTACGACATATTATTATAGCACCTGTTGATTTGCTTAAAACGATGAGTGACAGTGTGGCGGCAAAGCAGTATGACGCGGTGCATCACATTACAACACGGATTAAAGAGTTTTATGCCCTCAGTCATTCGATGGTATTGATGGCTCGTTCCATAAAAGTGCATGAAAAAGCACAAGAGAACTTGATGGAGTCGTTTATCAAACTGATTGCCAGTGCAATCGATGATAAATCTCCTTATACTGGAGGGCATTGTGAGCGTGTACCCGAGCTTGCTTCTATGTTAGCGGAAGTTGCCAATAAAAGTCATGAAGGTGTCTTTAAAAAATTTAATTTTAAAGATGAAAATGCGTGGCGAGAGTTTCGCATAGCAGCACTTTTACACGATTGCGGCAAAGTAACAACTCCTGAGTACGTGGTCGATAAAGCAACGAAGCTTGAGAGCATTCATAACCGTATTCATGAGATTCGCACTCGTTTTGAAGTGTTGCTTCGAGATGCGCATATCACTTACTTAGAAGGGCTTTTGGAAGGGAAAGAAGATCAAGCGCTGTTACTGCAAAAGCGCAATGAAGCAGAAGCAAAACTCTTTGATGATTTTGCTTTTTTAGCCGAGTGCAACATTGGCGGTGAGTTTATGGATGCCCAAAAGATTGATCACCTTAAAGAAATCGCTTCAGTGACGTGGATGCGCCATTTTGATGATCGATTGGGGATGAGCGAAGCTGAGAATAAGCGTCTAGCCGATATTCCCCTTAAACCGCTTCCGTGTGCTGAAACACTTTTACAAGATAAACCAGAGCATCTTATTGCCAGAGCTCAAGAGGTCGATAGCAAGATATATATGCGTCTTGGTATTAAAATGAAAATACCAAAATATTACAATAACCTTGGAGAGCTTTATAACCTTAGCATTGCGCGAGGAACGCTTAATGATGAAGAGCGCTATAAGATCAATGAGCACATCATTATGAGTATTCGTATGCTTTCAGAACTTCCCTTTATGGACAATCTCAAACATGTTCCTGAATACGCTTGTGCTCATCATGAAACGATGAAAGGAACGGGCTATCCTAGAGGGCTTACCAAAGAGCAAATCTCTTTGCCTGCTCGCATCATCGCTATTGCGGATATTTTTGAAGCGTTAACGGCTAGTGATCGTCCGTATAAAAAAGCCAAAACGATTTCTGAAGCGATTAAAATTCTTAGTATGCTCAAAAAGGATGGGCACATTGATGGGGATCTGTTTGAGCTTTTTTTACGCAGTGGCGTTTATTTGCAATATGCACAAAAATACCTTAGAGCTGAGCAAATTGATGATGTCGATATTACGCAATATCTCTCATCGTAA
- the rmuC gene encoding DNA recombination protein RmuC, translating into MPQEMLLLAIFITFSVAMFVFGLWIRAVLKDKAYALAEMKSKNEQLGVENLALNMKNATLQAELQAQKESHQRLKLDFEEQGKKLELKLNAIMEQHLEKKLQKLDDTSIKSLETLLKPFKENLDGFKKSVENSQENSTKKFAELSKEIEQVARAGMNISKEAENLTKALKGKKQSQGSWGEMILESVLEYSGLIKGVHYETQESYKDEEGRTKRPDVVIKLPQERTIIIDSKVSLNSYDEFIRAESDEEKHIASKALLQAFRDHIDTLDSKDYAHYKQGTLQYVFMFVPIEGAFSVAINEDPKLYEYALRKHIAIVNPSTLTVSLRTIYLYWQSEQSSTLATKLFDEAGKMYDKMVGFSESFKRVGSQLQTLNNSYENAQKQLTEGSGNILGRVENLKRLGAKATKNLKDAKLEYQDFNTDIEPIELLEEKTEE; encoded by the coding sequence ATGCCCCAAGAGATGCTGTTGTTAGCCATTTTTATCACGTTTAGTGTTGCTATGTTTGTGTTTGGATTGTGGATTAGAGCTGTTTTGAAAGATAAAGCATATGCGCTTGCAGAGATGAAATCCAAAAATGAGCAGTTAGGTGTAGAAAATCTAGCCCTCAACATGAAAAATGCAACCCTTCAAGCAGAGCTTCAAGCGCAAAAAGAGAGTCATCAAAGGTTAAAATTAGATTTTGAAGAGCAGGGTAAAAAGCTTGAGCTCAAGCTCAATGCCATTATGGAGCAACACTTAGAAAAAAAGCTTCAAAAACTAGATGATACTTCGATCAAATCGCTTGAAACACTGTTAAAACCCTTCAAGGAAAATTTGGATGGCTTTAAAAAAAGTGTTGAAAATTCCCAAGAAAACAGTACGAAAAAGTTTGCAGAGCTTTCTAAAGAGATCGAACAGGTCGCTAGGGCTGGTATGAACATCTCCAAAGAGGCGGAAAATCTCACCAAAGCGTTGAAAGGCAAAAAGCAGAGCCAAGGCAGTTGGGGCGAGATGATCTTGGAGAGTGTTTTGGAGTACTCAGGACTCATCAAAGGCGTGCATTACGAGACGCAAGAGAGTTATAAAGATGAAGAAGGTCGCACAAAGCGTCCCGATGTGGTTATTAAGCTTCCGCAAGAGCGTACCATCATCATCGATTCGAAAGTTTCGTTGAATAGTTACGATGAGTTTATCAGGGCGGAGAGTGATGAAGAAAAACACATCGCTTCCAAAGCCCTACTACAAGCTTTTCGTGATCATATTGATACGCTGGATAGCAAAGACTATGCGCACTACAAACAAGGAACGCTTCAGTATGTCTTTATGTTTGTGCCGATTGAAGGGGCATTTTCGGTTGCCATCAACGAAGATCCAAAACTATATGAGTACGCGCTTCGCAAGCATATCGCCATCGTGAATCCCTCAACGCTTACGGTTTCACTGCGCACAATCTATCTTTACTGGCAAAGTGAGCAATCAAGCACACTTGCCACAAAGTTATTTGATGAAGCAGGTAAAATGTACGACAAGATGGTCGGTTTTTCTGAGAGTTTTAAACGTGTAGGTTCTCAGCTTCAAACACTCAATAACAGCTACGAAAACGCTCAAAAACAGTTAACAGAAGGCTCTGGGAACATCTTAGGTCGTGTAGAAAATTTGAAACGTTTAGGGGCGAAAGCAACTAAAAATCTTAAAGATGCCAAATTGGAATACCAAGATTTTAACACCGACATTGAGCCGATAGAACTTTTAGAGGAGAAAACAGAGGAATAA
- a CDS encoding heavy-metal-associated domain-containing protein, whose translation MATITLVVKGMSCGGCVKSVKGVLEGIRGVKSVNVDLASGKTIIEYDAPIEISVFEKAIDDAGFEVIS comes from the coding sequence ATGGCAACCATCACATTAGTGGTTAAAGGAATGAGTTGTGGAGGATGCGTTAAAAGCGTCAAAGGTGTTTTAGAAGGAATTCGAGGGGTTAAAAGCGTTAATGTTGATCTTGCAAGCGGCAAAACGATCATCGAGTATGATGCGCCGATTGAGATCAGTGTCTTTGAAAAAGCGATTGATGATGCAGGTTTTGAAGTCATTTCATAA
- a CDS encoding adenosylmethionine--8-amino-7-oxononanoate transaminase, with product MNTKKLIEDDLKHIWHPCTQMKDHETLPVIPIKRGQGAYLYDFDDNRYIDGVSSWWVNLFGHCNPYINQKIKEQLDTLEHVIFAGFTHEPIIKLSKRLCALAPKGLEKCFYADNGSSAIEVALKMSFQYHKNRGQKRPLFVSLENSYHGETIGALAVGDVKLYKEVFDDILLQTIQAPVPKDQSEESAIKAASGLEKIFKEKADQISAFIIEPLIQCSGGMNMYPPLYITLARKLCDHYDVHLIADEIAVGFGRTGKMFACEYADVSPDFMTLSKGLTGGYLPLSVVLTTQKIYDAFYGDYSEFKAFLHSHSYTGNPLACSAANATLDIFENESILEKNQEKIALIGSKLEQFKTLPNVQKVRQTGMIAAVELDVYPIDFRVNLKIFKYAFQKGVILRPLGNVVYFMPPYVITCKEIETMMDVAYEAIVSLNRL from the coding sequence ATGAACACGAAAAAATTAATTGAAGATGATTTAAAGCATATATGGCATCCTTGCACGCAGATGAAAGACCATGAGACACTTCCTGTAATTCCTATTAAAAGAGGTCAAGGGGCTTATTTATATGATTTTGATGATAACCGTTATATTGATGGTGTTAGTTCTTGGTGGGTCAATCTTTTTGGACATTGCAATCCTTACATCAATCAAAAAATTAAAGAGCAATTAGATACTTTAGAACATGTGATTTTTGCTGGATTCACCCACGAGCCGATTATAAAACTTTCCAAAAGACTTTGTGCATTAGCACCCAAAGGGCTGGAGAAGTGTTTTTATGCCGATAATGGCTCTAGCGCAATCGAAGTAGCACTTAAAATGAGCTTTCAATATCATAAAAATAGAGGGCAAAAAAGACCACTGTTTGTCTCTTTAGAAAACAGTTACCATGGCGAGACCATTGGTGCTTTAGCCGTTGGTGATGTGAAGCTTTATAAAGAAGTGTTTGATGATATACTCCTTCAAACCATTCAAGCGCCTGTTCCCAAAGATCAAAGCGAAGAGAGTGCCATTAAAGCTGCTAGCGGATTGGAAAAAATTTTTAAAGAAAAAGCAGATCAAATTTCAGCATTTATTATCGAGCCTTTGATTCAATGTTCGGGTGGAATGAACATGTATCCTCCTCTTTATATTACACTCGCACGCAAACTGTGTGATCACTATGATGTTCATTTAATTGCCGATGAAATCGCTGTTGGCTTTGGACGAACCGGTAAAATGTTTGCCTGTGAATATGCGGATGTTAGTCCTGATTTTATGACACTTTCTAAGGGACTAACGGGAGGTTATCTCCCACTTTCAGTTGTCCTAACGACGCAAAAAATCTATGATGCCTTTTATGGTGATTATTCTGAATTTAAAGCATTTTTGCATTCTCACAGTTATACTGGGAACCCTTTGGCATGCAGTGCTGCTAATGCAACATTGGACATCTTTGAAAATGAATCTATTTTGGAAAAAAATCAAGAAAAAATTGCCCTCATTGGTTCTAAATTAGAGCAGTTTAAAACTCTTCCAAATGTGCAGAAAGTCCGACAAACAGGTATGATTGCAGCAGTAGAACTTGATGTCTATCCGATTGATTTTCGAGTGAATTTAAAGATATTTAAGTATGCGTTTCAAAAAGGTGTGATTCTTCGTCCACTCGGTAATGTTGTCTATTTTATGCCTCCTTATGTGATTACATGTAAAGAGATTGAAACGATGATGGATGTAGCGTATGAGGCGATTGTAAGCCTCAATAGATTATAA
- a CDS encoding heavy metal translocating P-type ATPase produces the protein MSEKHFELDIKGMTCAACSARIERVLGKLEGVSANVNLATEKAFISSSNPNINLPEIIQSIEKTGFGATESSKVDQDQKSLDKEHDYQKLLREFSLSALLTLPFLVEMVGMLFNLHVHLPTMLQLALATIVQFYCGRKFYMGAYKSLKSGSANMDVLVVLGTSAAYFLSLCVMIFSLPLHLYFEASVSVITLVLLGKLLEVRAKAKTGFAISKLLHLQPKKAFVERDGKLEEISIESLHVNDIFVVKAGESIPTDGIVVEGNSMVDESMMTGESLPVLKSVGDVIVGATKNGDGMLKCQATKVGTDTFLASIVRLIEEAQGSKAPIQRLADTIAGIFVPVVVSIAAITFGAWWFIGGNFEEAIINAVSVLVIACPCALGLATPTAIMVGVGRGASEGILIKNAEVLENVGKINAVVFDKTGTLTYANPQVVDVLIESTLTKEQFLALAAALEEGSKHPLAKAIIASAPQNLKLSVQAFQNYSGLGVSGEIDGVVYFAGSPSFIAQLTSLQPSTLAQAFLEEGNSIVALATKETIIGYIALADTIRESAKVAVEKLQNDGIEVFMLTGDNERCAQKVANELGIKHFFAEVLPNGKADAISKLKSEGKFVCMVGDGINDAPALAVADVAIAMSNGSDIAVESADLILIANDPLMVVNAIALSRATMSKIKQNLFLAFVYNTLAIPLAFLGMLNPIVAGGAMAMSSVSVVSNSLLLRRWKMK, from the coding sequence ATGTCTGAAAAACATTTTGAGCTTGACATCAAGGGCATGACGTGTGCGGCATGTTCAGCGCGCATCGAGCGTGTGCTCGGCAAGCTTGAAGGTGTCAGTGCCAATGTCAACTTAGCTACGGAAAAAGCGTTTATCAGTTCTTCCAATCCCAATATAAACCTTCCAGAAATCATCCAAAGCATCGAAAAAACAGGTTTTGGGGCTACCGAGTCTTCTAAAGTTGATCAAGACCAAAAAAGTTTGGATAAAGAGCATGATTACCAAAAGCTTTTGAGAGAATTTAGCCTCTCAGCACTGCTCACACTGCCCTTTTTAGTTGAAATGGTGGGGATGCTTTTTAACCTACACGTGCATCTTCCTACCATGCTTCAATTAGCCCTTGCAACCATTGTGCAGTTTTACTGCGGACGAAAATTTTACATGGGTGCATACAAGAGCCTTAAAAGCGGTAGTGCTAACATGGACGTTTTGGTCGTTTTAGGTACAAGCGCCGCATACTTTTTAAGTCTTTGTGTCATGATTTTTAGCTTACCACTGCATCTTTACTTTGAAGCCTCTGTTTCGGTGATAACGTTGGTACTTTTAGGTAAACTTTTGGAAGTGAGAGCTAAAGCCAAAACAGGGTTTGCTATATCAAAACTCCTTCATTTACAGCCTAAAAAAGCGTTTGTGGAACGTGATGGAAAGCTCGAAGAAATCAGCATAGAATCTTTACATGTAAACGATATTTTTGTGGTGAAAGCTGGCGAGAGTATTCCCACCGATGGCATTGTCGTTGAGGGCAACAGCATGGTCGATGAGTCGATGATGACGGGGGAGAGTTTACCCGTGTTGAAATCCGTGGGCGATGTCATTGTTGGAGCAACCAAAAATGGCGATGGCATGCTCAAATGCCAAGCAACCAAAGTGGGTACGGATACCTTCTTAGCCTCCATCGTGCGTCTTATCGAAGAGGCTCAAGGCTCTAAAGCGCCGATTCAACGCCTTGCCGATACGATTGCGGGCATTTTTGTCCCTGTTGTGGTGAGCATCGCGGCGATTACCTTTGGTGCGTGGTGGTTTATCGGAGGAAATTTTGAAGAGGCGATCATCAATGCTGTCTCGGTTCTTGTCATCGCATGTCCGTGTGCGCTTGGACTTGCAACTCCTACGGCAATTATGGTCGGTGTTGGGCGAGGGGCGAGTGAGGGCATTCTCATCAAAAATGCGGAAGTGCTTGAAAATGTGGGCAAAATTAACGCTGTTGTGTTTGATAAAACGGGAACGTTGACCTATGCCAATCCCCAAGTGGTCGATGTTTTAATAGAAAGCACACTTACGAAAGAGCAATTTTTAGCCCTTGCCGCGGCTTTGGAAGAGGGCTCAAAACACCCGTTAGCCAAAGCGATTATTGCTTCTGCCCCTCAAAATCTAAAACTGAGTGTTCAAGCATTTCAGAACTATTCGGGGCTAGGTGTCTCAGGTGAGATTGATGGCGTGGTTTACTTTGCAGGCTCGCCTTCTTTTATCGCTCAGTTGACTTCACTGCAACCTTCAACGCTCGCGCAAGCCTTTTTGGAAGAGGGCAACAGTATCGTAGCACTAGCGACCAAAGAGACGATCATCGGTTATATTGCATTGGCAGATACGATTCGTGAGAGTGCCAAAGTGGCGGTAGAAAAGCTTCAAAACGATGGTATTGAAGTCTTTATGCTGACAGGCGACAATGAACGTTGTGCCCAAAAAGTCGCTAATGAGCTTGGCATCAAACACTTTTTTGCCGAAGTGCTACCTAATGGTAAAGCGGACGCAATTTCTAAGCTTAAAAGTGAAGGCAAATTTGTCTGTATGGTAGGTGATGGCATCAATGATGCACCAGCCCTTGCAGTCGCTGATGTCGCAATAGCGATGTCCAATGGCTCGGATATTGCCGTGGAGAGTGCGGATTTGATCTTAATTGCCAACGACCCACTGATGGTGGTTAATGCGATTGCGCTTTCACGTGCCACGATGTCAAAAATTAAGCAGAACCTCTTTTTAGCTTTTGTGTATAATACTCTTGCTATTCCACTTGCCTTTTTAGGTATGTTAAATCCGATTGTTGCAGGTGGCGCAATGGCGATGAGTTCGGTTTCAGTCGTGAGTAATTCACTGTTGTTACGACGTTGGAAAATGAAATAA
- the rsmH gene encoding 16S rRNA (cytosine(1402)-N(4))-methyltransferase RsmH, which yields MNIPHIPVLLEEVKEAFCGIDDGVVIDCTLGYGGHSEALLEQNPNIKLIGCDQDEEALAFSQKRLERFNDRVTLHHGNFASVIAQYAHLPIRGILADIGVSSLQLDKKERGFAFDSDVLDMRMNPKQELSAYEVVNHYSQEELEFILCEYGEIHEYKKMAHLICAARAKAPIVSAKELSKLAEKVGGKKSIHPSTLLFQAIRIEVNNELGVLSELLESIKNADFKQCIVGIISFHSLEDRIVKQTFKLWSQNCICLPSVMRCTCGNNHSMGKLISKKPIEATASEIKKNPRSRSAKLRVFEIKKA from the coding sequence GTGAATATACCCCATATCCCCGTACTGTTAGAAGAGGTTAAAGAAGCTTTTTGTGGCATTGATGATGGGGTTGTTATTGATTGTACATTAGGGTATGGTGGGCACAGCGAAGCATTGTTAGAACAAAATCCTAACATCAAATTGATAGGCTGTGATCAAGATGAAGAGGCGTTGGCCTTTAGTCAAAAGAGGCTTGAGCGCTTTAATGATCGTGTAACCCTTCATCATGGTAATTTTGCCTCTGTCATCGCTCAGTATGCGCATCTTCCCATTCGAGGAATTTTAGCTGATATTGGTGTTTCCTCTTTACAACTGGATAAAAAAGAGCGTGGTTTTGCTTTTGACTCCGATGTTTTGGATATGCGCATGAATCCAAAACAAGAGCTTAGTGCGTACGAAGTAGTTAATCACTATTCCCAAGAAGAGTTGGAATTTATTTTATGTGAGTATGGTGAAATTCATGAATATAAAAAAATGGCTCATTTGATCTGTGCAGCACGTGCTAAAGCGCCTATTGTAAGTGCCAAAGAACTTTCAAAATTGGCTGAAAAAGTGGGTGGGAAAAAAAGTATTCATCCTTCAACACTGCTTTTTCAGGCGATTCGTATAGAAGTCAACAATGAACTAGGCGTGTTGAGTGAGCTTTTAGAAAGTATCAAAAATGCCGATTTTAAGCAGTGTATCGTGGGAATTATTTCGTTTCACTCCCTCGAAGACCGCATTGTAAAACAGACATTTAAACTGTGGAGTCAAAACTGTATTTGTTTGCCTTCCGTGATGCGTTGTACCTGTGGCAATAATCATAGCATGGGAAAACTTATCAGCAAAAAACCGATTGAAGCGACGGCATCGGAAATTAAAAAGAACCCACGCAGTCGAAGTGCAAAACTGAGAGTATTTGAGATAAAGAAGGCGTAA